The nucleotide sequence AGCAAAGCACATGGCCAGAACCTAGAGACGGCAATCGTAGAGGAGGTTTAGATTAAGCGCTAAAAATTTCGAATATTAGAAATTAATTTTAACAAACCCTTATCCCTTCGGATAGGGGTTTTGTTTTGCAAAAAAGTTCTTAGCATTATTTTGTATCTTTGAGTAAACATTTTTTTGCTATGGATCTGCAAACAAGAAAGTTAAATTTGATATCATATCTCGCACAGATTCAGGATGAAAATCTATTATCTGAAATTGAAAATTATATTCTGAAAAATAGTTCGAAAGATGAGCAAGCTCTTCATGAGCCTTTTAGTCCTGAAGAATTATTGAGAAGAATAGGAATTTCTGAGAAAGACTTTGAAAATGGAAGATATAAATCTCAGGATAAATTGAAACAGCTAACTGAAAATTGGTGATCTTTTAATGGTGGAGATAATTTGGTCTGACTTTGCAATTAATAGTTTGAAGGAGATTTATGATTACTATAAATCAAACGTACATCTTAGAATAGCTAAGAAAATAAAATCTGAAATTCTTCAAACTACAAATCAGCTTAAAACTTCCCCAGAATTAGGTCAAATAGAATTTTATTTGGAAGAATTAAATAGAAGCCATCGTTATATAATATCTGGAAATTATAAGATAATCTACAGGATAAAAGGAAACCAGGTTTTAATCAATGACGTTTTTGATGTACGAAGGAATCCAGATAAAATGTTAGATTAAAGACTAAATCTTATTTTTTAAACTTTTAGCTGCTTTTGTATACCCACCGTTTCCGCCATCTACAAAATGAATATGATCGTGGGTACTGATGTTTCTTACGTAGCAAGACATAATACTTTCTTCGCTTACATAGATTCCGTATTTTATTTTTCCTGAATCTTCCAGATTATCCAGATAACCAATAAGCGCTTCTCTTTGCTGAGGTGTTCCTGAAATTACAGTATTTATTCTCCCGTCGATCGTTAAGGTGTCTGCTAGAGCCACCATCTTTTTTAGGTAGTTTTTTCCGTTTTCTTTTTTAAGCCAAATGTGCCTTCCGTATTTTCCAATCATCCAGTTTTCAAGCATATAAGGCAGATAAAATCGACCTAGTTTGGCTTTCATTTCATTATTAATTTTACGAAGATTAGCTTTTAGCTTTAACCTCCGAACAGAAATAGGTTTTCTTCTTTTTGGGGATCCGTAAATATCATCGATAGCTTTTAAAACCTGAGAAAAGACTTTAGATGTTTCTTGGTCATTTCGCGAAACCACGATTAAACTTACGACTTCCTGATTCTTTTTTGGAGGTTTTATTTTGTCCCATTTACATTCCATTCCATCAAGATTCAGCGCTTTGCTATTAGGTACGATTTCTTGTTTGGATAATGTGTGTTTAATTAGATCTTCAGCGTAGTGTAACGCGTCTCCCAGAACTATCGGAATGTTCATATCAGCATTCACTTTAAGTTTTGCGATTTTAAGCTGAATATTTTCTTTGTAAATGGTTTTAACCGGAAATGATCCTGTTTTAAGCTCTAATTTGAAGTTTTTTTGAGTATTTCTTTTATGCTTTTGAAGCGCTGCAAGTGTTTCCTGCAAAATCTCTTCAGGAACGATGGCAATTGCACCGTCACCACCAAAAAAGAACGGGATATTTAGTTTTGCTTTGTATGCGATATTAATCATGGCAATAACACAACCTGTAGCAATTAGATTAACCGAATTATGATTGCCTTTTGCAATAGCCTCGGTAGAATTCTTAATATCTGCTGCCACGATGTGCCAAGTTTCCGGGACTTGATGAAAATGACTAATATCGCCCACGAGTTTACTAACCGGAATATCTAAAGCCGGTAAATTTTCATAAAAATCAGTTTCAGTATTGGCCATTTTGAACTTCAGTTTTAAAGTTCAGTAATTTGATTGATTTCCTTTTCGCTAATTTGTAGAAGTCCGGCTTTTGGTAGTCTTGTGATCATTTCTCTCCAGTTGTCATCTTGTTCAAAAATTTCAGCAAAAACCGGCAATGCTTTATTTAGGCGATCACTATTT is from Zunongwangia endophytica and encodes:
- a CDS encoding type II toxin-antitoxin system RelE/ParE family toxin, which translates into the protein MVEIIWSDFAINSLKEIYDYYKSNVHLRIAKKIKSEILQTTNQLKTSPELGQIEFYLEELNRSHRYIISGNYKIIYRIKGNQVLINDVFDVRRNPDKMLD
- a CDS encoding DUF3095 family protein; protein product: MANTETDFYENLPALDIPVSKLVGDISHFHQVPETWHIVAADIKNSTEAIAKGNHNSVNLIATGCVIAMINIAYKAKLNIPFFFGGDGAIAIVPEEILQETLAALQKHKRNTQKNFKLELKTGSFPVKTIYKENIQLKIAKLKVNADMNIPIVLGDALHYAEDLIKHTLSKQEIVPNSKALNLDGMECKWDKIKPPKKNQEVVSLIVVSRNDQETSKVFSQVLKAIDDIYGSPKRRKPISVRRLKLKANLRKINNEMKAKLGRFYLPYMLENWMIGKYGRHIWLKKENGKNYLKKMVALADTLTIDGRINTVISGTPQQREALIGYLDNLEDSGKIKYGIYVSEESIMSCYVRNISTHDHIHFVDGGNGGYTKAAKSLKNKI